A portion of the Halobacillus ihumii genome contains these proteins:
- a CDS encoding rhodanese-related sulfurtransferase → MSSQDYRVLLYYKYVDLPDYEEYCANHLKFCKDLGLRGRIIVAPEGINGTVSGTVEQVEQYMDYVRSDERFADMHFKIDEHEGHAFKKMHCRVKPELVNWSIENDDIDPKEIGGKHLKPKEFYKMLQDEDTVVIDGRNEYEYRIGHFRNAIQPDVEHSREFPEWIAENAGQWKDKKVLTYCTGGIRCEKLTGILMKNGVEDVYQLEGGINTYGKDPEVKGQLFDGKMYVFDERISVPVNQVEEKVVAECEHCGKTEDRMINCSNPVCNRQYVCCAECEEKYHAACTTECKEHPENRWDAVRKKQIDKYDRIEN, encoded by the coding sequence ATGAGCTCACAAGATTATCGAGTTCTATTATATTACAAGTATGTTGACCTGCCTGACTATGAGGAATATTGTGCAAACCATTTAAAGTTTTGCAAAGACCTGGGTCTGCGAGGCCGAATCATTGTTGCTCCCGAAGGAATCAATGGAACGGTTTCTGGTACAGTGGAGCAAGTAGAACAGTATATGGACTATGTACGCTCAGACGAACGTTTTGCAGATATGCATTTTAAAATAGACGAACATGAAGGACATGCCTTCAAGAAAATGCACTGCCGCGTTAAGCCTGAACTGGTCAACTGGAGTATTGAAAATGATGATATTGACCCTAAGGAGATCGGCGGCAAACATTTAAAGCCGAAGGAATTTTATAAAATGCTTCAAGATGAAGACACGGTTGTTATTGACGGCCGTAATGAATATGAATATCGCATCGGCCATTTTCGTAATGCGATTCAGCCTGATGTGGAGCACTCTCGTGAATTTCCAGAGTGGATTGCTGAGAACGCCGGCCAATGGAAGGATAAAAAGGTTCTCACGTACTGCACCGGCGGGATTCGCTGTGAGAAATTAACAGGTATTCTAATGAAAAATGGTGTTGAAGACGTCTATCAGCTTGAAGGCGGCATCAACACGTATGGTAAAGATCCAGAGGTTAAGGGACAGCTTTTTGACGGAAAAATGTATGTATTTGACGAGCGTATTTCCGTGCCTGTTAATCAGGTTGAAGAAAAGGTAGTTGCGGAGTGCGAACATTGCGGTAAAACTGAAGACCGTATGATTAATTGTAGTAACCCTGTATGTAACCGTCAGTATGTTTGCTGTGCTGAGTGTGAAGAGAAATATCACGCTGCTTGTACAACTGAGTGTAAAGAGCACCCTGAAAACCGCTGGGATGCTGTACGTAAGAAACAAATTGATAAATATGATCGTATTGAAAACTAA
- a CDS encoding Type 1 glutamine amidotransferase-like domain-containing protein, which yields MKDTHLFLFGGSPPMPDKIAGRFVETLGNKRGSIAVLYIEREGAEEYLPRYTLSLHSHAPELSIFYLALGTSYTEKQLDQLRASDGIIIGGGDTLAYRNYIVETEIAEIIQCQFQKGTSIAGFSAGALISPENCVISPKDNPKEVTLYQQGLGLLMDAVISAHYLKWEEQDQLKKIVAHTQVQVGYGIADDSGIYFKNQRLTTIEGYLHIENYSTSGHPKYG from the coding sequence GTGAAGGATACACACTTGTTTTTGTTTGGCGGGAGTCCGCCTATGCCTGATAAAATAGCTGGTCGGTTTGTTGAAACCTTAGGAAATAAAAGAGGATCTATCGCGGTGTTATACATAGAACGGGAAGGTGCTGAAGAGTATCTTCCAAGATATACTCTTTCATTACACAGTCATGCACCAGAGCTGAGCATTTTCTATCTGGCATTAGGAACCTCTTATACAGAGAAACAACTCGACCAATTGAGAGCCTCCGATGGGATTATAATTGGCGGGGGAGATACATTAGCCTACCGTAACTACATTGTGGAGACTGAGATAGCTGAGATCATTCAATGTCAATTTCAGAAAGGAACATCGATTGCTGGGTTTTCAGCGGGCGCACTGATTTCTCCAGAGAATTGTGTGATCTCACCGAAAGATAATCCTAAAGAGGTAACTTTATACCAACAAGGACTGGGATTACTCATGGATGCTGTCATTTCAGCTCATTACCTGAAGTGGGAAGAGCAAGATCAATTGAAAAAGATCGTTGCTCATACCCAAGTCCAGGTCGGCTACGGCATTGCAGATGATTCCGGAATCTACTTTAAGAACCAGAGGCTAACCACAATAGAAGGATATCTTCATATAGAAAATTATTCCACCTCAGGTCATCCAAAATATGGATGA
- the thiD gene encoding bifunctional hydroxymethylpyrimidine kinase/phosphomethylpyrimidine kinase: protein MSIPRTLTIAGSAAQGSAGIQADLKTFQELDVYGMSAITAIVANNSTTEQGIFTQPLEAIEAQIYAAMEHVGPNALKTGMLFTEPIIKRTSELIAASSVKEIVVDPVMIGKMGSQLLQDEAIETLIEHLLPLATIITPNLQEAARILDEPASESPEEMEEAARRLHKLGPNYVLLKGGSLTNHSAVDFLFDGDTMRRYESERIDTIHTSGAGCTYSAAITAELAKGKTVVEAVHTAKSYVTSAIRHALSFNRGIGSTNHAAHRKYEKK, encoded by the coding sequence ATGAGTATACCACGAACACTTACAATTGCAGGATCAGCAGCCCAAGGAAGTGCCGGCATCCAAGCTGACCTTAAAACCTTTCAAGAACTAGACGTTTATGGCATGAGCGCAATCACGGCTATCGTTGCCAACAATTCCACAACGGAACAAGGAATTTTCACACAGCCGCTCGAAGCCATAGAAGCACAAATTTATGCTGCTATGGAACACGTCGGTCCCAATGCGCTGAAGACGGGGATGCTTTTTACCGAACCGATTATCAAACGGACAAGTGAGCTGATAGCTGCTTCTTCTGTAAAAGAGATTGTGGTCGACCCGGTCATGATTGGGAAAATGGGATCCCAGTTGCTCCAGGATGAGGCCATTGAAACGCTGATCGAGCATCTGCTGCCCCTCGCAACAATTATCACACCTAACCTGCAAGAGGCGGCACGAATACTAGATGAACCTGCATCGGAGTCCCCGGAAGAAATGGAAGAGGCCGCCCGGAGACTTCATAAGCTTGGCCCGAATTATGTACTACTCAAAGGCGGGTCTCTAACCAACCATTCAGCCGTTGATTTTCTATTTGACGGAGATACCATGAGGCGATACGAATCCGAGCGCATCGATACAATTCATACAAGCGGAGCAGGATGCACTTATTCAGCAGCTATTACTGCAGAGCTTGCGAAAGGGAAAACAGTCGTGGAAGCTGTTCATACAGCCAAGTCGTATGTGACCAGCGCCATTCGGCATGCCCTATCATTTAACCGAGGAATCGGCTCAACAAACCACGCCGCCCATCGCAAATACGAAAAAAAGTAA
- a CDS encoding MGMT family protein has translation MKPFTEKVIKIIMEIPEGQVMTYGQIARAAGSPRAARQVVRVLHSMSRKYQLPWHRVINSKGEIAINDEEAAMEQQLSLESEGIVVINKQIDLGTYQYIIGRK, from the coding sequence ATGAAACCTTTTACAGAAAAAGTGATCAAGATTATCATGGAGATTCCGGAGGGACAGGTGATGACTTACGGCCAGATTGCTCGTGCTGCAGGAAGTCCACGTGCAGCGAGACAGGTGGTACGCGTGCTTCATTCAATGAGCAGAAAATATCAGCTGCCGTGGCACCGAGTCATCAATTCCAAAGGAGAAATAGCCATCAATGATGAGGAAGCAGCAATGGAGCAGCAGCTTTCGCTTGAAAGCGAGGGGATTGTTGTTATTAATAAACAAATCGACTTAGGTACATATCAATATATTATTGGAAGGAAATGA
- a CDS encoding PD-(D/E)XK nuclease family protein: protein MRRFPELSWSLSRHKTMLTCLRKYAYDYYVSHNGWLASGESLSQQAYRLKKITNLEMHFGSIVHDLIYQIIQDVLHDKEIPSEEAVVDEIRHHLNKGFIESTRKEHLWQTRPKHYTMLHEIYYSQTNTLPESKTKKITDRLHTTVKNFFASQSFADVLNKENMRFIESEKFRYMKVDGIKIFVVMDLVYKDLQQGKWVIVDWKTGKSSEEDRNQLALYALYLQQKYNIESLDDIVIRNEYLLEGTNVEHQLTSHDLVNVQRLYQISMEQMQNYLLDSNQNQPLPIEQFPMQDNPRICAHCNYQELCFPSGS from the coding sequence ATGAGGCGTTTTCCGGAGTTGTCGTGGTCGCTTTCTCGTCATAAGACTATGCTGACGTGTCTGCGTAAGTATGCCTATGATTATTATGTTTCTCATAATGGTTGGCTTGCTAGTGGGGAATCGTTGTCCCAACAGGCTTATCGTCTAAAGAAGATTACGAATCTTGAGATGCATTTTGGCAGTATTGTCCATGATTTAATCTACCAAATAATTCAAGATGTGCTGCATGATAAAGAGATTCCTAGTGAGGAAGCTGTGGTGGATGAGATTCGCCATCATTTAAACAAAGGATTTATTGAATCGACTCGTAAAGAGCATCTATGGCAGACCAGGCCGAAACATTATACGATGCTGCATGAAATTTATTATAGCCAGACAAATACACTTCCTGAATCCAAAACTAAGAAAATTACGGACCGCCTTCATACTACAGTAAAAAACTTTTTTGCCAGTCAGTCATTCGCTGACGTCCTCAACAAAGAGAATATGAGGTTTATAGAATCAGAGAAATTTAGATATATGAAAGTAGATGGGATTAAGATCTTCGTCGTAATGGATTTAGTTTACAAGGATTTACAACAAGGAAAATGGGTGATTGTCGATTGGAAAACAGGGAAATCATCGGAGGAAGACCGAAACCAGCTGGCACTATATGCTCTTTACTTACAACAAAAATATAATATTGAATCATTAGATGATATCGTTATTCGAAATGAATATTTATTAGAGGGAACTAATGTGGAGCACCAGTTAACATCCCATGACCTTGTAAATGTTCAACGTCTCTACCAAATCAGTATGGAGCAAATGCAAAATTACCTGCTGGATTCCAATCAAAACCAGCCTTTGCCGATTGAACAATTCCCGATGCAGGACAACCCGCGTATTTGCGCCCATTGTAACTATCAAGAACTATGTTTCCCTTCTGGCTCCTAA
- a CDS encoding SDR family oxidoreductase, whose amino-acid sequence MKVLVAGANGTTGRLLIQYLKEDGHEPYGVVRKEEQKATIEELGGTPVLADLTKDVGHAVKGMDAVMFAAGSGSSTGSEQTTAVDRDGAINLIKATENLGIKKFVMLSAISADDPSQGSGPMEHYLRMKLEADEYLEGTELDYTIVRPGGLTNEDSTSKIKVGKKVERDSITRADVAKTMIAALEEANAYHKTFEMVQGETQIEDALKNL is encoded by the coding sequence ATGAAAGTACTCGTAGCAGGAGCAAATGGTACGACAGGACGTTTACTTATACAATATCTAAAGGAAGACGGCCATGAGCCGTACGGCGTGGTTCGTAAAGAAGAACAAAAAGCAACAATTGAGGAATTAGGCGGTACACCTGTTCTCGCCGATTTAACAAAAGATGTAGGTCATGCTGTCAAAGGAATGGATGCTGTGATGTTCGCGGCTGGTTCGGGCTCAAGCACAGGTTCAGAGCAAACGACAGCGGTCGACCGTGATGGAGCCATCAATCTGATTAAGGCAACAGAAAATCTGGGGATTAAAAAATTCGTTATGCTTAGCGCCATCTCTGCAGATGATCCAAGCCAGGGATCCGGCCCTATGGAGCATTACTTGAGAATGAAGCTTGAAGCTGATGAATACTTGGAAGGCACGGAACTTGATTATACGATCGTTCGCCCAGGCGGTCTGACCAACGAAGATAGCACCAGCAAAATTAAAGTTGGTAAGAAGGTGGAGCGCGACTCCATTACGAGAGCAGATGTGGCTAAGACGATGATTGCTGCTCTGGAAGAAGCAAATGCGTATCATAAAACCTTTGAGATGGTTCAAGGTGAAACGCAAATCGAAGACGCCTTGAAAAATCTATAA
- a CDS encoding 5'-3' exonuclease, whose translation MMTTNRVLLVDGMALLFRAFYATAMSNYFMINSKGMPTNAVYGMVKHLFAAIDTYQPTHVVCCWDMGSKTFRNELFSEYKANRGEAPEELIPQFELAKEVMESLDIPNIGKIGFEADDCMGTLSDGYCKDSQVFILTGDQDMLQLLKPNVSVVLLKKGYGNYAEYREDSFYEEKGITPAQMVDLKALMGDSSDNYPGVRGIGEKTALKLLIQHKTIEGILENIDQLTKAQRTKIEQDLEMLHLSRKLAQIHCEADVNCSLEEALFFIDDEKMGQKFDELEFRNWQKNLVGM comes from the coding sequence ATGATGACAACTAATCGGGTTTTGCTTGTTGACGGAATGGCCTTGCTTTTTCGCGCGTTCTACGCCACAGCAATGAGCAATTATTTCATGATAAATAGTAAAGGTATGCCTACAAATGCTGTTTACGGAATGGTAAAGCATCTTTTTGCAGCAATCGACACTTACCAGCCTACACACGTTGTATGCTGCTGGGATATGGGAAGTAAAACATTCCGTAACGAGCTTTTTTCCGAATATAAAGCAAACCGCGGGGAAGCCCCGGAAGAATTAATCCCTCAGTTTGAGTTAGCCAAGGAAGTTATGGAATCATTGGATATTCCCAATATAGGGAAGATTGGCTTTGAAGCGGATGACTGTATGGGAACGCTGAGTGATGGATATTGTAAAGATTCGCAGGTGTTTATTCTTACAGGGGATCAGGATATGCTTCAGCTGCTCAAGCCGAATGTTTCTGTCGTTTTATTGAAGAAAGGGTATGGAAATTATGCTGAATACCGTGAGGATTCTTTCTATGAAGAAAAGGGGATCACACCAGCCCAAATGGTAGATTTAAAGGCTTTGATGGGCGACAGCAGTGATAATTACCCAGGCGTGCGGGGAATTGGCGAAAAAACAGCCCTTAAACTATTAATTCAGCATAAAACGATAGAGGGGATTCTTGAAAATATCGATCAATTAACGAAAGCACAACGGACAAAAATTGAGCAGGACCTTGAGATGCTTCATCTCTCAAGAAAGCTCGCGCAGATTCATTGTGAAGCTGATGTGAATTGTTCATTGGAAGAGGCTCTGTTTTTCATTGATGATGAAAAAATGGGGCAAAAATTTGATGAACTCGAGTTTAGAAATTGGCAGAAAAATCTTGTAGGAATGTAA
- a CDS encoding aldehyde dehydrogenase family protein, with protein sequence MVYAFPNTEGSIVQYKERYDNFIGGKWTPPVKGQYFDNVTPVTGKTFCQVPRSTEEDIELAVDAAYEAKESWGKTSVTERSLVLNRIADRMEENLEKLAVAETWENGKAVRETLNADIPLAIDHFRYFASVIRAQEGSIGEIDNDTVAYHFHEPLGVVGQIIPWNFPILMATWKIAPALAAGNAIVLKPAEQTPASLLLLLEMIEDLLPAGVLNVVNGYGLEAGKPLAQNPRINKVAFTGETTTGRMIMQYASQNIIPVTLELGGKSPNIFFEDVMSKDDDFLDKAIEGMVMFALNQGEVCTCPSRALVQESIYEQFMERVIERVKAIKVGNPLDPEVMMGAQASSEQLEKILSYLNIGKEEGAECLIGGERNQLEGDFSDGYYVQPTMFKGNNSMRIFQEEIFGPVLAVTTFKDPEEAMEIANDTLYGLGAGVWSRDINTAYRFGRGIEAGRVWTNCYHAYPAHAAFGGYKMSGVGRENHKMMLSHYQQTKNLLVSYSGQKLGFF encoded by the coding sequence ATGGTATACGCATTTCCTAATACCGAAGGATCAATCGTTCAGTACAAAGAACGTTATGACAATTTTATTGGGGGTAAATGGACTCCGCCAGTTAAGGGACAATACTTTGATAACGTTACACCTGTAACTGGTAAAACCTTTTGTCAGGTACCTCGTTCTACAGAAGAAGACATTGAACTTGCCGTTGATGCAGCCTATGAAGCAAAGGAGTCCTGGGGGAAAACCTCAGTCACAGAACGCTCACTTGTTCTAAACCGTATTGCTGATCGTATGGAAGAGAACCTTGAGAAACTGGCTGTCGCTGAAACATGGGAAAATGGGAAAGCTGTCAGAGAAACACTTAATGCTGACATACCTTTAGCTATTGACCACTTCCGCTACTTTGCCTCTGTTATTCGTGCCCAAGAGGGATCAATTGGGGAAATCGACAACGACACAGTTGCCTATCATTTTCACGAACCGCTTGGAGTAGTAGGACAAATCATACCTTGGAACTTTCCGATCCTTATGGCTACATGGAAAATCGCCCCTGCACTTGCTGCTGGTAATGCCATTGTGCTTAAGCCAGCGGAGCAGACTCCAGCCTCCTTGCTGCTTTTACTAGAGATGATAGAGGATTTACTTCCTGCTGGTGTATTAAATGTCGTGAATGGTTATGGCCTTGAGGCGGGTAAACCACTTGCTCAAAATCCGCGCATTAACAAGGTTGCCTTCACCGGGGAGACAACAACCGGTCGCATGATTATGCAATATGCTTCACAAAATATAATCCCTGTCACACTTGAGCTTGGTGGAAAATCACCAAATATATTCTTTGAAGATGTGATGAGTAAAGATGATGATTTCCTTGATAAGGCGATTGAAGGGATGGTTATGTTTGCCTTAAACCAGGGAGAAGTATGTACCTGTCCTTCACGTGCGCTCGTGCAGGAGTCAATTTACGAACAATTTATGGAACGAGTCATCGAACGCGTCAAAGCCATTAAAGTCGGAAACCCGCTTGATCCAGAGGTAATGATGGGAGCTCAAGCGTCTTCTGAACAGCTTGAAAAAATTCTTTCCTATCTTAATATTGGAAAAGAAGAAGGTGCAGAATGTCTCATTGGCGGTGAACGGAATCAACTGGAGGGCGATTTTTCCGACGGCTATTATGTTCAGCCAACGATGTTCAAAGGTAACAATAGTATGAGGATTTTCCAAGAGGAAATCTTCGGTCCTGTTCTTGCGGTTACTACCTTTAAAGATCCAGAAGAAGCAATGGAAATTGCTAATGATACTCTTTATGGTCTCGGTGCCGGGGTCTGGTCCAGAGATATTAATACTGCCTATCGCTTCGGGCGCGGCATTGAAGCTGGCCGTGTATGGACGAATTGCTACCACGCTTATCCTGCCCATGCAGCATTTGGCGGCTACAAGATGTCTGGAGTCGGCCGTGAGAATCACAAAATGATGCTCAGCCACTATCAGCAGACAAAAAACCTGCTTGTCAGCTATAGTGGACAGAAGTTAGGATTCTTTTAA
- a CDS encoding DUF779 domain-containing protein, with protein sequence MVERVTATDEALQLIEALKEKHGPLMFHQSGGCCDGSSPMCYPEGDLITGTQDVLLGKIGETPFYIHKKQYDYWKHTQLIIDVVDGRGGMFSLEGVEGKRFLTRSRAFSDEEFNELKTAGIL encoded by the coding sequence ATGGTTGAACGCGTAACAGCTACCGATGAAGCCCTCCAGTTGATTGAAGCACTTAAAGAGAAACACGGCCCGTTGATGTTCCACCAATCCGGCGGCTGCTGTGACGGAAGCTCTCCGATGTGTTATCCGGAAGGCGATCTGATCACAGGCACACAGGACGTATTGCTCGGGAAAATTGGGGAAACTCCCTTTTATATCCACAAGAAGCAATATGATTACTGGAAGCATACCCAGCTCATTATTGATGTTGTGGATGGCCGCGGTGGAATGTTTTCATTAGAAGGTGTAGAAGGAAAACGATTCTTAACCCGCTCTCGTGCCTTTTCCGATGAAGAGTTCAACGAACTTAAAACAGCTGGAATTCTTTAA
- a CDS encoding energy-coupling factor transporter transmembrane component T family protein has protein sequence MFLHKLNPSIKALTIIVAVIGLALIFDPITPLLFSIWTITFTFLFGKVKIKYYLLFLLPFMVISLGMLWTTIAFAEPPEHPAQTVHLLLWEIPEEDIVAALSLVFRMFAFATLSLLFIFTTDMVHFILSLMQQCKLPPKLAYGVLAGYRFLPLMKDEFNQIQEAHQVRGVKRTKKVKESIKQYRRFMIPLLAGAIRKAERTAVAMESKGFTGEKDRHFYRRFTVKRTDWIFLIVTLASLIAIAYVSHLLGYFSWYNGQF, from the coding sequence ATGTTTCTTCATAAGCTTAATCCAAGCATCAAAGCCTTAACGATAATCGTCGCAGTTATCGGACTAGCGCTTATTTTTGATCCTATCACCCCGCTGCTATTCAGTATATGGACGATAACGTTTACTTTTCTGTTTGGAAAAGTAAAGATAAAATACTACCTTTTATTTTTACTGCCTTTCATGGTTATTTCTTTAGGAATGCTGTGGACAACGATAGCATTTGCTGAGCCACCGGAACATCCCGCTCAAACGGTTCATTTGCTGCTTTGGGAAATTCCGGAGGAGGATATTGTTGCGGCCTTGTCTCTTGTGTTTAGAATGTTCGCCTTTGCCACCCTGTCCTTACTGTTCATTTTTACAACAGACATGGTTCACTTTATTTTAAGTCTAATGCAACAGTGTAAATTACCGCCAAAGCTGGCATACGGGGTGCTGGCGGGCTATCGTTTTCTTCCCTTAATGAAGGATGAATTTAATCAAATCCAGGAGGCCCATCAGGTAAGAGGAGTTAAACGCACGAAAAAAGTAAAAGAGTCTATTAAGCAGTACCGGCGTTTTATGATCCCGTTACTGGCGGGAGCGATACGCAAGGCAGAAAGAACAGCTGTTGCGATGGAATCAAAGGGGTTTACTGGTGAGAAGGATCGACATTTCTATCGTAGATTTACAGTAAAGCGTACAGATTGGATATTTCTAATTGTTACGCTTGCTTCGTTAATCGCGATCGCTTATGTTTCTCATTTGTTAGGTTATTTCAGCTGGTACAACGGCCAATTCTAA
- a CDS encoding ABC transporter ATP-binding protein, whose amino-acid sequence MKLLDVRQLHLQFEEGNDQVLSDVSFSIDQGERLLLLGPSGCGKSTLTYGINGIYPRELDGTITGDIQFRGNSVSSYAPGEMSQHVGVVFQDPESQFCMITVEDEIAFGLENIHTPVERISDCIDHVLKLVGLEGARQRSIQTLSGGQKQKLALACVLAMEPELLILDEPTANLDPIATRDFIRTIQALQKEKGFALLVIEHQLDGWVSFIERGVMMNRSGELVYDGPIRDGMNRHKSALQCQGISMPAVTQLAMEKEWLDQCSHFPLTVSDVITGWRGSKEQITFPPEPRESHSTSTILQLSSILWMKRNSRIISDVSLQIRKGEFIAMVGGNGSGKTSLSRVMAGLQKPTKGDISFHGKPLSSWKEIDLRLHIGYVFQNPEHQLITDTVYEEIAFSLRIQGIDEYKIDQQVQEVLDMCQLNGVEERHPYTLSQGQKRRLSVATMIVDHQELLILDEPTFGQDAQSTKQLMNLLAQRQKKGATIVMVTHDMELVDQYADRVLVVNEGEIVADEHPHKLWRDHDLAKWQLDYPVRIQLQHQVEREGLYVSS is encoded by the coding sequence ATGAAGTTACTTGATGTCCGTCAACTTCATCTCCAATTTGAAGAAGGAAATGACCAAGTGTTATCAGATGTTAGTTTTTCAATAGACCAAGGGGAGCGTTTACTATTATTAGGACCGAGCGGTTGCGGGAAAAGTACGCTGACGTATGGTATAAATGGCATTTATCCTCGTGAACTAGACGGAACGATAACAGGTGATATCCAGTTCAGAGGTAATTCTGTGTCTAGCTATGCTCCAGGAGAAATGAGTCAACATGTTGGAGTCGTGTTTCAGGATCCTGAAAGTCAGTTCTGTATGATTACAGTGGAAGATGAAATAGCGTTTGGCCTGGAAAACATCCATACACCAGTTGAGCGGATATCTGACTGTATTGATCATGTTCTAAAGCTTGTAGGATTAGAAGGAGCAAGACAGCGATCGATACAAACATTATCAGGCGGGCAAAAACAAAAGCTTGCTTTAGCCTGTGTTCTCGCGATGGAGCCCGAGTTGTTAATTTTGGATGAACCGACGGCCAATTTGGACCCGATCGCCACACGTGATTTTATCCGAACTATCCAAGCACTTCAAAAAGAAAAAGGCTTTGCGCTTCTTGTTATTGAACATCAACTAGATGGGTGGGTATCTTTTATTGAACGAGGAGTGATGATGAATCGAAGCGGCGAGCTAGTTTATGATGGCCCTATAAGAGATGGGATGAACAGGCATAAAAGTGCATTACAGTGTCAGGGGATATCGATGCCGGCGGTAACTCAGTTAGCTATGGAGAAAGAATGGCTGGATCAATGCAGCCATTTTCCACTGACTGTTTCTGATGTTATTACTGGATGGAGGGGTTCAAAAGAACAGATCACGTTTCCTCCTGAGCCAAGGGAAAGTCATTCTACCTCAACGATTCTTCAATTATCATCAATTTTGTGGATGAAAAGAAACAGCAGGATTATCTCAGACGTATCCCTGCAAATCAGAAAAGGGGAGTTCATAGCAATGGTTGGTGGGAATGGAAGCGGGAAAACTTCTCTTTCCAGGGTCATGGCAGGCCTGCAAAAGCCGACTAAAGGCGATATTTCTTTTCACGGAAAACCACTCTCATCCTGGAAAGAAATAGACTTACGGTTGCATATCGGCTACGTTTTTCAAAACCCTGAGCATCAGTTGATTACAGATACGGTTTATGAGGAGATAGCGTTTAGTCTGAGGATTCAAGGTATCGATGAATATAAAATCGATCAACAGGTGCAGGAAGTTCTAGATATGTGTCAGTTGAATGGAGTGGAAGAACGTCATCCGTACACATTAAGCCAGGGACAAAAGCGCAGGCTTAGTGTGGCGACGATGATAGTAGACCATCAGGAACTGTTAATACTGGATGAACCAACGTTTGGCCAGGATGCCCAGTCAACAAAACAATTAATGAATTTGTTGGCTCAACGCCAGAAAAAAGGCGCTACAATTGTCATGGTGACGCATGATATGGAGCTTGTAGATCAATATGCTGATCGGGTGCTGGTCGTAAATGAAGGGGAAATTGTCGCAGATGAACATCCTCATAAATTATGGCGTGATCATGATTTAGCTAAATGGCAGCTTGATTATCCTGTTCGAATTCAATTGCAGCATCAGGTGGAAAGGGAGGGGCTGTATGTTTCTTCATAA
- a CDS encoding ECF transporter S component: MQNWKLKEIVVMSVLSVVFAVVYLAFLPVGKLLAGLFGPIGYDLIFGIWFIVSIVAAYIIRKKGAAFLSETIAATVEMLLGNAMGPILILTGIIQGLGAEAAFAVTRYKSYNLAVLMLAGVGAAVFSFVWGYFRSGYAVFGTGYILSMLIVRMISGALISGVLGKAISDALAKTGVLTGFALGKEQRRKKTA; encoded by the coding sequence CTGCAAAACTGGAAACTGAAAGAAATTGTTGTGATGTCCGTGCTTTCCGTAGTATTTGCCGTTGTTTATTTAGCCTTTTTGCCTGTTGGAAAGCTGCTGGCAGGACTATTTGGCCCAATTGGATATGACCTGATTTTCGGAATTTGGTTTATCGTTTCGATTGTAGCGGCTTATATTATTCGTAAAAAGGGAGCGGCGTTTTTATCTGAAACGATTGCAGCTACAGTAGAAATGCTGCTTGGAAATGCAATGGGTCCGATTTTAATTCTCACAGGGATTATCCAAGGGCTCGGGGCTGAGGCTGCTTTTGCTGTAACCAGATATAAATCATACAATCTAGCTGTATTAATGCTGGCTGGTGTCGGAGCGGCTGTCTTTAGTTTTGTATGGGGGTACTTTCGTTCCGGGTACGCTGTATTTGGAACAGGATACATTCTTAGTATGCTTATCGTTCGGATGATAAGTGGTGCCTTGATTTCTGGTGTGTTAGGGAAGGCCATTAGTGATGCTCTGGCAAAAACGGGAGTATTAACTGGTTTTGCTCTTGGTAAAGAACAGCGAAGGAAGAAAACAGCATGA